The sequence GCGCTGACCTGGCCGTCGAGGAATCGGGCCAGCGCAATCTTCTCCGAGGTCGCCTCCGCGTGAAAATCCACGAGGATGACGCGCGCGTGCTCGCGGAGCCGTTTGACTTCAGCTTGGGCGCACCAGAAAGGGTTTTCCAAGTTCGGCATGAACGTGCGGCCTTGCAGATTCATGACCGCGACGTTGGGAATTCCATCGACCTGAAAGACGGTGCTCCCCTGTCCCACCGTGTTGGGCGGATAGTTGAGTGGACGCAGAAAGCGCGGTTCGTGCACGAGCAGATTGGTCACTTCCTTCTGGTCCCAAAGATGGTCGCCCGTGGTGATGATATCGACTCCGGCTTGAAAAAGTTCCGCGGCGGTTTCGGTCGTGATGCCGGACCCGCCGGCCGAGTTTTCTCCGTTCGCAATGACCACGGCGATCTGGTGCTGCTCGCGAAGCCTCGGAAGGAGGGTTGCCACGGCCCGTCTCCCCGGACGCCCCACCACGTCGCCAATGAAAAGTATCTTCACTGGTGCGAGAGTAAGCGCCGGGTTTCGGCTGGCAAGGAAAGGATTGACCTTCCGCCTGGATTCGCGACAGCATGCCTGCGATGCAAATCCTCAGCGTGGTTGCGTGCATTCCATGAACCGAACGGTAGGGCGAGGCTGTCCCAGCGAGCCGAGTCAGACGTGTTCCAGTCACGTCGAGCGGCTCGCCGGGACGGACTCGCCCTACCAAGTTCATGGGCCGTGAGCAGGGTAATCAGACGAAAGCAGCTTTCCATATGAACTTCACGAGATTCATTTCCTGTGCATTAGCCGGGGCCTGTTTGCTGGTCCCGAATGCCTCCTTGGGCGGCGTGGCCGAGAAATCCGGAATCGGCCCAGCGACGGTGGCCGTTCGAACCACGACCGCCGGCGCGTGGAGCGATTTCAACGGGGACGGCATGAACGACCTCGTCTGGCAAGGCGCGAACGGCTTTCTGGCTTTCTACATTATGAACGGCCCAGCGACTCGCTTCGGTCTCACGCCCTACAAGATCGAGTCCGGATGGGAAATTGGCGGGACGGCGGATTTCAATCGCGACGGCAAGGCGGATATCGTGTTGATGAAGACCGATGGTTCCGTTGCGTTCTGGTTGATGGACGGCACTGAGATTACGCGCGGGATTGTTCCTTACAAAGTGCCGGCAGGCTGGCGAATCGCAGGAACGGGAGATTTCAATGCGGATGGCCAGCCGGACATCCTGTTGACGCACACCGATTCTTCCGTGGCGTTTTGGCTCATGGACGAAACGACCCTTCGCACCGGCGTCGTTCCATTCAAGGTGCCTGGCGGCTGGCAGATCGCCGCCATCGGCGATTTCAATGGAGACGCCCAGAGCGATCTGGTGTTTGTGAGCACGGAAGGATTGGTGGCAGTCTGGTTGATGGATGGGATCAAGTTCGCCGACAGCGTGATTCCTTTCCGCATGCCGGCGGGATGGCAATTGATCGGCGCAGGCGATTTCAATGGCGACCGCAATACGGATTTGGTCATTCAGACCAGCAATCAGCTCTTTGCCTTCTGGTTGATGGAAAAAACCCGATTCAAAGCCGCCGTCGGCCCCTATCAATTGACCGTCGATCCGTGGAGGTTGGTCGGACCGCGATAAGTTACAGGCGATTGGCAATCGGTTGGCTATTGGCTATGGGTGATGGGTAATGCTTCAAGCTGGTGCGGCGAGGCTCCAGCCGAGCCGCTGCCATCGAGGAAGGGCTCAGCCTCGCTCCACCGTCGTTTACGGCGAGGTGTAATGTTTCAGCGTTTCAGCGGCATTTTCCTGTTGCCTTTCTGCTCCGTTGGTTTTGACTTTCGGCCATGACAACACTCCCGTTCCTTCGCACCTCACTCATTTTCGCGCTGGCTTCCATCTTTGTAGTTCGACTGCTCGCGCTTTCGCCCGCCGAGGACCTGGCGGGAGCAGCGAACAATTTCCTCGCCGCGCTCACCGCGGAGCAGCGTGTTAAGGCCACGTTCGACTTCAAATCCGGCGAGCGCGAGAATTGGCACTTCATCCCAAGAGCCAGAAAAGGACTGACCTGGAAGGAGATGAAGCCCGAGCAACAACACCTCGCCCATGCTCTGCTCAGCAGCGCCCTCAGCCAGCGCGGCTACATGAAGGCGACCACCGTCATGAGCCTGGAGCAAGTGCTCAAGGAGTTGGAAGCCGGCAGCGGCACGATGGTTCGTGACGCCGAGCTTTATTATTTCAGTGTCTTCGGCAATCCCAGTGAGAAAGAGGTTTGGGGCTATCGCGTCGAGGGCCATCACCTCTCGCTCAACTTCACCCTTGCGCCGGGAAAACCGGTCGCCGTGACGCCCTCTTTCTACGGCGCAAACCCCGCCGAAATTCGCAGCGGCCCGCGCAAAGGTTTGCGAACGCTCGCCCGGGAAGAAGACCTGGCCCGAAAGCTGGTCGTGTCATTGAGCGAGGAACAAAGGAAGGTCGCGCTCTACACCAACGTGGCTCCCCGGGACATCATCACCTTCACCAACCGGACCTTGAATGTGCTCAAGCCCGAAGGCTTGGCGATGAACAAATTGACCAAAGCGCAGGCGGAGACGCTTTGGGATCTCCTTCAGGAGTACGTCCGCAACTATCGTCCCGAACTGGCGGACAAGGAACTCGAACGCATCCAAAACGCCGGCCTGGAAAAAGTCTATTTTGCCTGGGCCGGCCCGACTGAGCCTGGCAAGGGCCACTACTACCGCATCCAGGGGCCGACCTTCCTCGTGGAATACGACAACACGCAAAACAACGCGAACCATATCCACGCCGTCTGGCGTGATTTGCAGAACGACTTCGGCGACGACGTGTTGAAGCGGCACTACCAGGAGCAGCCGCACAAGTAAGGATCTGCAACTTTCGTTCGAGCTTCCGTGTCTTCACCGGTGAGAACGCTCGACTTATGACAACGACT comes from Verrucomicrobiota bacterium and encodes:
- a CDS encoding TIGR00282 family metallophosphoesterase; translated protein: MKILFIGDVVGRPGRRAVATLLPRLREQHQIAVVIANGENSAGGSGITTETAAELFQAGVDIITTGDHLWDQKEVTNLLVHEPRFLRPLNYPPNTVGQGSTVFQVDGIPNVAVMNLQGRTFMPNLENPFWCAQAEVKRLREHARVILVDFHAEATSEKIALARFLDGQVSAVIGTHTHVQTADEQIFPGGTAFLCDAGFTGPHESVLGREIEPIVKRFLTSQPQRFEVAFNRVLLQGALLEVDPDTGKAVSIERVSVPLKSS
- a CDS encoding DUF3500 domain-containing protein, translated to MTTLPFLRTSLIFALASIFVVRLLALSPAEDLAGAANNFLAALTAEQRVKATFDFKSGERENWHFIPRARKGLTWKEMKPEQQHLAHALLSSALSQRGYMKATTVMSLEQVLKELEAGSGTMVRDAELYYFSVFGNPSEKEVWGYRVEGHHLSLNFTLAPGKPVAVTPSFYGANPAEIRSGPRKGLRTLAREEDLARKLVVSLSEEQRKVALYTNVAPRDIITFTNRTLNVLKPEGLAMNKLTKAQAETLWDLLQEYVRNYRPELADKELERIQNAGLEKVYFAWAGPTEPGKGHYYRIQGPTFLVEYDNTQNNANHIHAVWRDLQNDFGDDVLKRHYQEQPHK
- a CDS encoding VCBS repeat-containing protein: MGREQGNQTKAAFHMNFTRFISCALAGACLLVPNASLGGVAEKSGIGPATVAVRTTTAGAWSDFNGDGMNDLVWQGANGFLAFYIMNGPATRFGLTPYKIESGWEIGGTADFNRDGKADIVLMKTDGSVAFWLMDGTEITRGIVPYKVPAGWRIAGTGDFNADGQPDILLTHTDSSVAFWLMDETTLRTGVVPFKVPGGWQIAAIGDFNGDAQSDLVFVSTEGLVAVWLMDGIKFADSVIPFRMPAGWQLIGAGDFNGDRNTDLVIQTSNQLFAFWLMEKTRFKAAVGPYQLTVDPWRLVGPR